One stretch of Roseibium sp. HPY-6 DNA includes these proteins:
- the gltA gene encoding citrate synthase, whose translation MADNNAKLNVGGADHDFDVLDGSIGPSVMNISSLYRDTGMFTYDPGFTSTASCESKITYIDGDEGTLLYRGYPIDQLADHGDFLESCYLLLYGELPTKAQKDDFVNRVTYHTMIHEQMNRFFSGFRRDAHPMAIMVGTVGALSAFYHDSTDITDPHQRMVASLRMIAKMPTIAAMAYKYHVGQPFVYPRNDLGYAANFLHMCFAVPCEEYKVNPVLARAMDRIFILHADHEQNASTSTVRLAGSSGANPFACIAAGIACLWGPAHGGANEAALNMLSEIGSVDNIPEYVERAKDKDDPFRLMGFGHRVYKNYDPRARIMQKTTHEVLGELGIKDDPLLDVAIELEKIALNDEYFIDKKLYPNIDFYSGITLRALGFPTTMFTVLFALARTVGWIAQWKEMVEDPSQRIGRPRQLYTGATKRDYTPIDQRR comes from the coding sequence ATGGCCGACAACAACGCCAAGCTCAACGTCGGTGGCGCCGACCACGATTTCGACGTTCTTGACGGATCCATCGGACCGTCAGTCATGAACATTTCGTCCTTGTACAGGGACACCGGCATGTTCACATATGACCCGGGCTTTACGTCAACGGCATCCTGTGAATCTAAGATCACATATATCGACGGCGACGAGGGCACGTTGCTGTATCGCGGATATCCCATCGATCAGCTTGCTGACCATGGTGACTTTCTCGAATCCTGTTATCTGCTTCTCTATGGCGAACTGCCGACCAAGGCGCAAAAGGACGACTTTGTGAATCGCGTGACCTATCACACGATGATTCACGAGCAGATGAACCGCTTCTTCTCCGGTTTCCGCCGCGACGCCCACCCGATGGCCATCATGGTTGGAACCGTTGGCGCACTATCGGCGTTTTACCACGACTCGACAGACATCACGGATCCGCACCAGCGCATGGTGGCATCGCTACGCATGATCGCAAAGATGCCGACAATTGCCGCTATGGCCTACAAGTACCACGTCGGTCAGCCTTTTGTTTATCCGCGCAACGATCTCGGCTATGCGGCGAACTTCCTCCATATGTGTTTCGCGGTTCCGTGTGAGGAATACAAAGTCAATCCTGTTCTCGCCCGTGCAATGGATCGAATTTTCATTCTCCATGCGGATCACGAACAGAATGCGTCAACCTCAACCGTGCGGCTGGCCGGCTCATCCGGCGCGAACCCATTCGCCTGTATCGCTGCAGGCATTGCATGTCTGTGGGGACCGGCCCATGGCGGGGCAAACGAAGCCGCACTGAACATGCTTTCCGAAATCGGGTCCGTGGACAACATCCCTGAGTACGTCGAGCGTGCCAAGGACAAGGACGATCCGTTCCGCCTGATGGGTTTTGGCCACAGGGTCTACAAGAATTACGATCCGCGCGCCCGAATCATGCAGAAGACCACACATGAGGTCCTGGGTGAGCTTGGCATCAAGGACGATCCACTACTCGATGTGGCCATTGAGCTCGAAAAAATCGCCCTGAACGACGAGTATTTCATCGACAAGAAGCTCTATCCTAACATCGACTTCTATTCAGGGATCACACTGCGGGCTCTCGGCTTTCCTACGACGATGTTCACTGTTTTGTTTGCGCTCGCAAGAACGGTTGGCTGGATCGCCCAGTGGAAAGAGATGGTTGAAGATCCGTCACAGCGAATCGGACGTCCACGTCAGCTCTACACTGGGGCGACCAAACGGGATTACACGCCGATCGACCAACGCCGTTAA
- the lpxI gene encoding UDP-2,3-diacylglucosamine diphosphatase LpxI (LpxI, functionally equivalent to LpxH, replaces it in LPS biosynthesis in a minority of bacteria.) gives MSHPNGEQGERLALIAGNGDLPGQIADALTMAGRDFEIVAIKGEADAATRERASAELGWGEVGRLYSFLDETGCRDVLLIGGVSSRPDFTSIFGDFGTLKRLPTIIRALTGGDDSLLTKVIRLFEIEGFRVVGIKDVAPQLLASSGVLGRVQPSSDDMHDLDLAMRATEKLGELDIGQAAVAVAGRVVALEGAEGTDAMLERCCELKRNGRVRTKGRAGVLVKTAKRDQDFRVDLPTVGPRTIELAVAAGLAGIAVEAQGALIANKDETLQKADASDIFVLGIERTTEPGDTGTR, from the coding sequence ATGTCCCACCCGAACGGAGAGCAAGGTGAGCGCCTTGCTCTTATTGCCGGCAACGGAGACCTTCCAGGACAGATCGCTGATGCGCTAACTATGGCCGGGCGCGACTTTGAGATTGTCGCAATCAAAGGCGAGGCCGACGCCGCGACACGAGAGCGGGCAAGCGCTGAACTCGGATGGGGGGAAGTCGGCAGGCTCTACAGTTTCCTGGACGAAACCGGATGCCGCGATGTGCTTCTCATTGGGGGTGTTTCCAGCAGACCTGATTTCACGTCCATTTTTGGCGATTTCGGCACACTGAAAAGACTACCGACTATAATTCGGGCATTAACCGGTGGTGACGACAGCCTTTTGACGAAAGTGATACGTCTTTTTGAGATCGAGGGGTTTCGTGTTGTGGGTATCAAGGATGTAGCACCGCAGCTCTTGGCATCCAGCGGTGTGCTAGGACGGGTTCAGCCGAGCTCGGACGACATGCACGATCTTGATCTTGCTATGAGGGCTACGGAAAAACTTGGCGAGCTTGATATCGGGCAGGCTGCGGTGGCCGTTGCAGGTCGTGTGGTTGCACTTGAGGGCGCAGAAGGCACAGATGCGATGCTGGAGCGCTGTTGTGAATTGAAGCGGAACGGACGCGTCAGGACAAAGGGTCGCGCCGGCGTGCTCGTGAAGACAGCCAAACGCGATCAGGATTTTCGCGTCGACCTACCGACTGTTGGTCCAAGGACAATAGAGCTTGCTGTCGCGGCGGGTCTCGCGGGAATTGCTGTCGAGGCACAGGGAGCTCTGATTGCGAACAAGGACGAAACGCTCCAAAAAGCTGATGCTTCAGACATATTCGTGCTTGGTATTGAGCGGACAACGGAGCCCGGGGATACCGGGACACGATGA
- the lpxB gene encoding lipid-A-disaccharide synthase yields MGPTICLVAGEESGDQLGSELIRALDAKLGEGIRYCGVGGERMTNLGLTSFFDMSDVSVMGLSAVLARLPLIVRRVYQTVDAIVAADPAVLVIIDSPDFTHNVASRVRKRAPHIPIVGYVSPSVWAWRPGRAKKMSAYVDQLLALLPFEPEAHKKLGGPPTHYVGHPLIENVDDLRPAGNERVPLSADNGVLVVLPGSRRSEIDRLLGDFGKTVALVKREMPDLEVLLPAVGHLEQRIRQEVRSWEFEPTVLSGLDEKQAAFRRAHAALAASGTVSLELAISGVPMVVAYRVDWFFRRLKELNKLFKLANIDSFVLPNIILKNKAIPEFLDEEVDAKILAAHLIGLLTDGPERHQQLGELRRLDDLMRLPDGHSQKDAAADVVIRTMKTAAQA; encoded by the coding sequence ATGGGGCCGACGATTTGTCTGGTCGCCGGTGAAGAGTCCGGAGATCAGCTCGGTTCGGAGTTGATCAGAGCACTCGACGCAAAGCTTGGAGAGGGAATACGTTACTGCGGCGTTGGCGGTGAACGCATGACGAACCTTGGGCTCACAAGTTTCTTTGACATGTCGGATGTATCGGTTATGGGCCTGAGCGCCGTTCTGGCGCGGTTGCCGCTTATCGTTCGGCGCGTTTATCAGACGGTCGATGCGATAGTCGCTGCAGATCCTGCGGTTCTTGTAATCATCGACAGTCCCGACTTTACGCATAATGTCGCAAGCCGGGTTCGCAAACGTGCACCGCATATTCCCATCGTCGGGTACGTTTCCCCATCGGTCTGGGCCTGGCGACCGGGACGGGCGAAGAAAATGAGTGCCTATGTCGATCAGTTGCTGGCATTGTTGCCCTTTGAGCCGGAGGCGCACAAAAAGCTGGGCGGGCCGCCGACGCATTATGTCGGCCACCCGCTTATTGAGAACGTGGATGACCTTCGCCCGGCTGGAAATGAGCGTGTGCCCTTGTCGGCGGACAACGGCGTTCTTGTGGTGCTTCCGGGGAGCCGCCGCAGTGAAATCGACCGGTTGTTGGGCGATTTCGGCAAAACGGTCGCGCTCGTCAAGCGGGAAATGCCGGATCTTGAAGTGTTGCTGCCAGCTGTCGGACACCTGGAACAACGGATCAGGCAGGAAGTCAGAAGTTGGGAATTTGAGCCGACGGTTCTCAGTGGCCTTGACGAAAAGCAAGCGGCATTTCGGCGCGCGCATGCTGCTCTGGCAGCCTCGGGCACAGTCTCGCTCGAACTTGCGATATCAGGTGTTCCGATGGTGGTTGCCTACAGGGTTGACTGGTTTTTTCGTAGGTTGAAAGAACTCAATAAGCTCTTCAAACTTGCCAATATTGACTCGTTCGTTTTACCAAATATCATATTAAAAAACAAAGCTATACCGGAGTTCCTTGATGAAGAAGTTGATGCGAAGATCCTTGCAGCACATCTGATTGGCCTGCTGACCGATGGGCCGGAGCGGCATCAACAGCTGGGCGAGCTCAGGCGCTTGGATGATCTCATGCGTTTGCCGGATGGTCACAGTCAGAAAGACGCAGCTGCCGATGTCGTCATTCGGACTATGAAAACTGCGGCGCAGGCCTGA